From Clavelina lepadiformis chromosome 9, kaClaLepa1.1, whole genome shotgun sequence, the proteins below share one genomic window:
- the LOC143470052 gene encoding uncharacterized protein LOC143470052 isoform X2, whose amino-acid sequence MAMKSSGPLYQNNLGSAAKPIQWTSQMYRPNPVLQRYHRSRKEQKAKQKSERVGFPGSEGGSEYSTPASSQNFTQSSQMMDDSVNLPNSYSSEDSQSWSQRNFNTVGNCVPFFSNRSRPNSAGTVAKYAGDLKPFMEADSKQELKQYMEFAKQQARERDEKFDREMLGEFLTSARQCCEEANGIATKVSEKLDETSSNIINKLKECMEEMLPKVEMMQKIIQGKDDAETMLQNELSSIKSQLQQAVEQQNALKETLFEEMVNKQEQQAQNLAGVLNQATQSHTEILTEIKDCVMKPTTKSCDMWSQYSPQCNNFHIKSTVQRATDYSSVNLPKMTRCRKFPKFSSPVATVSPFRHTVGFYRQQPANKLYPSSSVNRSPLSNCNRQSNVSDRSDAVFVGTQSNRQIHEDMNRIDKDNNDDSVDALVNSLFGDEEENIHARPKKPPKRKNLRKNPSMNCESSVVDVLEISRDSQKENLPMEDDTDEEYPALSYHDVRLRRSNVQQTGRKMTTVLGQASDSDESDDIFCFTTTKHNQLKLG is encoded by the exons ATGGCAATGAAGAGTAGTGGACCTTTGTACCAAAATAACCTGGGTTCAGCTGCAAAGCCAATACAATGGACATCTCAGATGTACCGGCCTAATCCTGTGTTGCAGAGATATCACAGAAGCAGA AAAGAACAAAAAGCCAAGCAGAAAAGTGAAAGGGTAGGTTTTCCAGGAAGTGAAGGAGGTAGTGAATATTCAACTCCGGCTAGCTCTCAGAACTTTACTCAGAGCTCACAGATGATGGATGATTCTGTAAATTTACCAAACTCTTACTCCTCAGAG GATAGCCAAAGCTGGAGTCAAAGGAATTTCAACACAGTCGGCAATTGTGTGCCATTTTTCTCAAATCGGAGTAGACCTAATAGCGCAGGAACAGTTGCAAAATATGCGGGCGATTTGAAGCCTTTTATGGAAGCAGACAGCAAACAGGAATTAAAACAGTACATGGAATTTGCCAAGCAACAAGCGAGAGAAAGGGATGAAAA ATTTGACAGGGAAATGTTAGGGGAATTTCTTACGTCAGCAAGGCAATGTTGTGAGGAAGCAAATGGTATTGCTACAAAAGTTTCGGAAAAGTTAGATGAAACCTCTTCAAACATCATCAACAAAT TGAAAGAATGCATGGAAGAGATGCTGCCAAAAGTTGAAatgatgcaaaaaataattcaagGAAAAGATGATGCAGAAACAATGTTGCAAAATGAG TTGAGTTCAATTAAGTCTCAACTGCAGCAAGCAGTGGAGCAGCAAAATGCTTTGAAGGAAACTTTGTTCGAGGAAATGGTCAACAAACAAGAACAACAAGCACAGAATCTAGCTGGAGTGTTAAACCAAGCCACTCAAAGTCACAct GAAATATTAACCGAAATAAAAGATTGTGTGATGAAGCCAACTACAAAAAGTTGTGACATGTGGAGTCAGTACTCACCCCAATGCAACAACTTTCACATAAAATCTACTGTTCAAA GAGCCACAGACTATAGCTCTGTCAACTTGCCTAAAATGACCAGGTGCAGAAAATTTCCCAAGTTTTCATCACCCGTTGCTACGGTGTCTCCATTTCGTCATACAG TTGGATTTTATCGGCAGCAGCCAGCAAATAAATTATACCCGAGTTCTTCCGTCAATAGATCGCCACTTAGTAACTGTAACAGACAAAGCAATGTTTCAGATAG GTCTGATGCTGTCTTTGTTGGAACCCAGTCAAACAGGCAAATTCATGAAGATATGAACAGAATTGACAAG GACAACAATGATGATAGTGTTGACGCACTGGTCAACAGTTTATTCGGCGATGAAGAGGAAAATATTCACGCAAGGCCTAAAAAGCCCCCGAAACGCAAAAACCTACGAAAGAAT CCGAGCATGAACTGTGAATCGAGCGTTGTGGACGTGCTTGAAATAAGTAGAGACAGTCAGAAGGAAAATTTGCCAATGGAAGACGATACAGATGAG GAATATCCAGCACTCTCTTATCATGACGTCAGACTGCGAAGGAGCAACGTACAACAAACTGGAAGGAAGATGACAACGGTG CTCGGGCAAGCATCTGATAGCGACGAATCGGAcgatatattttgtttcacCACCACGAAGCATAACCAACTCAAACTCGGCTGA
- the LOC143470052 gene encoding uncharacterized protein LOC143470052 isoform X1, translated as MTQRKISTFFNASLGGNSNYRNMAMKSSGPLYQNNLGSAAKPIQWTSQMYRPNPVLQRYHRSRKEQKAKQKSERVGFPGSEGGSEYSTPASSQNFTQSSQMMDDSVNLPNSYSSEDSQSWSQRNFNTVGNCVPFFSNRSRPNSAGTVAKYAGDLKPFMEADSKQELKQYMEFAKQQARERDEKFDREMLGEFLTSARQCCEEANGIATKVSEKLDETSSNIINKLKECMEEMLPKVEMMQKIIQGKDDAETMLQNELSSIKSQLQQAVEQQNALKETLFEEMVNKQEQQAQNLAGVLNQATQSHTEILTEIKDCVMKPTTKSCDMWSQYSPQCNNFHIKSTVQRATDYSSVNLPKMTRCRKFPKFSSPVATVSPFRHTVGFYRQQPANKLYPSSSVNRSPLSNCNRQSNVSDRSDAVFVGTQSNRQIHEDMNRIDKDNNDDSVDALVNSLFGDEEENIHARPKKPPKRKNLRKNPSMNCESSVVDVLEISRDSQKENLPMEDDTDEEYPALSYHDVRLRRSNVQQTGRKMTTVLGQASDSDESDDIFCFTTTKHNQLKLG; from the exons ATGAcccaaagaaaaatttctacttttttcaatgCATCTCTGGG GGGAAATTCAAACTACAGAAACATGGCAATGAAGAGTAGTGGACCTTTGTACCAAAATAACCTGGGTTCAGCTGCAAAGCCAATACAATGGACATCTCAGATGTACCGGCCTAATCCTGTGTTGCAGAGATATCACAGAAGCAGA AAAGAACAAAAAGCCAAGCAGAAAAGTGAAAGGGTAGGTTTTCCAGGAAGTGAAGGAGGTAGTGAATATTCAACTCCGGCTAGCTCTCAGAACTTTACTCAGAGCTCACAGATGATGGATGATTCTGTAAATTTACCAAACTCTTACTCCTCAGAG GATAGCCAAAGCTGGAGTCAAAGGAATTTCAACACAGTCGGCAATTGTGTGCCATTTTTCTCAAATCGGAGTAGACCTAATAGCGCAGGAACAGTTGCAAAATATGCGGGCGATTTGAAGCCTTTTATGGAAGCAGACAGCAAACAGGAATTAAAACAGTACATGGAATTTGCCAAGCAACAAGCGAGAGAAAGGGATGAAAA ATTTGACAGGGAAATGTTAGGGGAATTTCTTACGTCAGCAAGGCAATGTTGTGAGGAAGCAAATGGTATTGCTACAAAAGTTTCGGAAAAGTTAGATGAAACCTCTTCAAACATCATCAACAAAT TGAAAGAATGCATGGAAGAGATGCTGCCAAAAGTTGAAatgatgcaaaaaataattcaagGAAAAGATGATGCAGAAACAATGTTGCAAAATGAG TTGAGTTCAATTAAGTCTCAACTGCAGCAAGCAGTGGAGCAGCAAAATGCTTTGAAGGAAACTTTGTTCGAGGAAATGGTCAACAAACAAGAACAACAAGCACAGAATCTAGCTGGAGTGTTAAACCAAGCCACTCAAAGTCACAct GAAATATTAACCGAAATAAAAGATTGTGTGATGAAGCCAACTACAAAAAGTTGTGACATGTGGAGTCAGTACTCACCCCAATGCAACAACTTTCACATAAAATCTACTGTTCAAA GAGCCACAGACTATAGCTCTGTCAACTTGCCTAAAATGACCAGGTGCAGAAAATTTCCCAAGTTTTCATCACCCGTTGCTACGGTGTCTCCATTTCGTCATACAG TTGGATTTTATCGGCAGCAGCCAGCAAATAAATTATACCCGAGTTCTTCCGTCAATAGATCGCCACTTAGTAACTGTAACAGACAAAGCAATGTTTCAGATAG GTCTGATGCTGTCTTTGTTGGAACCCAGTCAAACAGGCAAATTCATGAAGATATGAACAGAATTGACAAG GACAACAATGATGATAGTGTTGACGCACTGGTCAACAGTTTATTCGGCGATGAAGAGGAAAATATTCACGCAAGGCCTAAAAAGCCCCCGAAACGCAAAAACCTACGAAAGAAT CCGAGCATGAACTGTGAATCGAGCGTTGTGGACGTGCTTGAAATAAGTAGAGACAGTCAGAAGGAAAATTTGCCAATGGAAGACGATACAGATGAG GAATATCCAGCACTCTCTTATCATGACGTCAGACTGCGAAGGAGCAACGTACAACAAACTGGAAGGAAGATGACAACGGTG CTCGGGCAAGCATCTGATAGCGACGAATCGGAcgatatattttgtttcacCACCACGAAGCATAACCAACTCAAACTCGGCTGA